One genomic region from Campylobacter concisus encodes:
- a CDS encoding HyaD/HybD family hydrogenase maturation endopeptidase — MRVLVLGIGNVMFADEGIGVHFVNLMAKNYNFTSSKNELTLMDGGTLALALTHIISEFDYLIVVDCISANGASVGDVYFFDFLNVPNFISWDGSAHEIEMLQTLHLMELAGDRPTTKILGIVPSRIESSNFSLSDEVIKASNILEKTLLEHLKELDFECEKVANFTLNDIVDEYAKKGLK; from the coding sequence ATGAGAGTGCTGGTTCTTGGTATCGGCAACGTGATGTTTGCCGATGAGGGCATAGGTGTTCATTTTGTAAATTTGATGGCTAAAAACTATAACTTTACAAGTTCTAAAAACGAGCTTACTCTAATGGACGGGGGCACTTTAGCCCTCGCTCTAACTCACATAATAAGCGAATTTGACTATCTTATCGTCGTTGATTGCATTAGCGCAAATGGCGCAAGCGTGGGCGATGTTTATTTTTTCGACTTTCTAAACGTGCCAAATTTTATCAGTTGGGACGGCTCGGCTCACGAGATCGAGATGCTTCAAACCCTTCATCTAATGGAGCTTGCAGGCGACAGGCCGACAACCAAAATCTTAGGCATCGTGCCTAGCCGCATAGAATCATCAAATTTTAGCCTCTCAGATGAGGTTATAAAAGCTTCTAATATTTTAGAAAAAACGCTGCTTGAACACTTAAAAGAGCTTGATTTTGAGTGTGAAAAGGTGGCAAATTTTACCCTAAATGATATCGTTGATGAATACGCTAAAAAAGGTTTAAAATGA